A single Deltaproteobacteria bacterium HGW-Deltaproteobacteria-4 DNA region contains:
- a CDS encoding AEC family transporter, translating to MALPFVEILLIVLPVFVVIGLGWVLLRFGLIDSEFLRQTNRLVYYVCLPLLLFYKIATADFSSNFNAALVSASALAIVAGFLISYAFARLRHYPPAVTGAFSQGSFRGNIAYVGLAIVLNAYGEAGLTKASMVMGFIVPVLNWFAILALLLPHRGTQGTHPSGDWRRALLLNPLILASLAGLVWSFLQLPMPRLLASSLHLASSMTLPLALLAIGGSFTPQRLRGDLWRAGLATAIKLVIVPLCAAGLLWFFGLRGMDLGIGVLLAATPTATATYIMADQMGGDAELAGSIIMLSTLAAAVTYSVALFLLHFLGA from the coding sequence ATGGCGCTGCCCTTCGTGGAAATTCTTCTGATTGTTCTGCCGGTCTTTGTCGTCATCGGCCTCGGCTGGGTGCTGTTGCGTTTCGGCCTCATCGATAGTGAATTCCTCCGTCAGACCAACCGTCTCGTTTATTACGTCTGTCTCCCCCTCCTCCTCTTCTATAAAATTGCCACCGCGGATTTCAGCAGTAACTTTAATGCGGCCCTGGTAAGTGCTTCAGCTCTGGCGATTGTTGCGGGATTTTTAATCTCGTATGCGTTCGCACGGCTGCGCCATTACCCGCCCGCGGTGACCGGCGCTTTTTCCCAGGGTTCATTTCGCGGCAATATTGCTTATGTCGGCCTAGCGATCGTCCTCAATGCCTATGGCGAAGCAGGGTTGACCAAGGCCAGCATGGTCATGGGCTTTATCGTCCCGGTCCTTAACTGGTTCGCTATCCTTGCCCTGCTGCTGCCGCATCGTGGAACGCAAGGAACTCACCCCAGCGGCGACTGGCGGCGGGCGCTCCTCTTGAATCCTCTCATCCTTGCCTCCCTCGCCGGGTTGGTGTGGAGTTTTCTGCAACTGCCGATGCCGCGCCTGCTGGCCAGCAGCCTCCATCTCGCCAGCAGTATGACCCTCCCCCTCGCCCTCCTTGCCATCGGCGGCAGCTTTACCCCGCAGCGCCTGCGCGGTGACCTGTGGCGGGCTGGGCTCGCCACCGCGATCAAACTGGTCATCGTCCCCCTCTGTGCTGCCGGCCTCCTTTGGTTCTTTGGGCTGCGCGGCATGGACCTCGGTATCGGTGTCCTCCTCGCTGCCACGCCGACGGCGACCGCCACCTACATTATGGCCGACCAGATGGGCGGAGATGCCGAACTCGCCGGCTCGATCATCATGCTCTCGACCCTCGCCGCCGCAGTCACCTACAGCGTCGCCCTCTTCCTCCTCCATTTTCTCGGGGCCTGA
- a CDS encoding TRAP transporter permease DctQ: protein MKFLDHLEEWLVATLIGAATVIIFLSVVHRYASGLAIPGVQDWLLSLNMSWTQELCIYMFIWMAKFGAAYGVRTGIHVGVDVFINSLKAKARAKFVVIGLSGGALFTFIIGSLGAMFVWEVGMRYAVATTFGFDWPDLTSGPVSPDLEWPVWIFYSAIPLGSYLMCFRFLQVIRNFIRTGELPHHDHGHVDGLDDEIPKDATEALEAYEEHKFDHAGHPGGKS, encoded by the coding sequence ATGAAATTTCTTGACCACCTGGAAGAGTGGTTGGTGGCGACGCTGATCGGCGCGGCGACGGTCATTATCTTCCTCTCGGTGGTGCACCGCTACGCCAGCGGCCTCGCCATCCCCGGTGTGCAGGACTGGCTGCTCAGCCTCAATATGAGCTGGACCCAGGAACTCTGCATCTACATGTTCATCTGGATGGCCAAGTTCGGCGCTGCTTATGGCGTGCGCACCGGCATTCATGTCGGCGTCGATGTCTTTATCAACAGCTTGAAGGCTAAGGCCCGCGCCAAGTTCGTCGTCATCGGCCTTTCCGGCGGCGCTCTCTTCACCTTTATCATCGGTTCCCTCGGCGCCATGTTTGTCTGGGAAGTCGGCATGCGCTATGCCGTGGCAACGACCTTCGGTTTTGACTGGCCTGATCTGACCTCCGGCCCGGTCTCCCCGGATCTCGAATGGCCGGTCTGGATCTTCTATTCGGCGATTCCTCTCGGCTCCTATCTTATGTGCTTCCGCTTTTTGCAGGTCATCCGTAATTTCATCCGCACCGGCGAACTGCCGCATCATGACCACGGTCATGTCGACGGCCTTGATGACGAAATCCCCAAGGATGCCACGGAAGCACTGGAAGCGTACGAAGAACACAAATTCGACCATGCAGGCCATCCCGGAGGTAAGTCATGA
- the cbiD gene encoding cobalamin biosynthesis protein CbiD, with translation MAKGARHGYTTGACAAAAAKGAALLLQRQRQVDVVTIVLPGGEVVPFALHGQIFESAQASCFVVKDAGDDPDVTNGCEVWAKVQRLPGAAVVITGGIGIGRVTKPGLAVIVGAWAINPVPQAMITAALREVFPTGGVQVEISIPDGVDRAQRTLNARLGILGGLSILGTTGIVKPISHQAWTDTLDAALDVACACGQRTIVLSTGRTSEMVVQRALAKAGISLGEEAFIMMGDHVGYALRACARRNIATIILAGQFAKLLKIACCHEQTHVSASRLDLHAVTSWLRVENFPTATIKLAERANTARHLLADCGTAAPALCALICDRAQKFAQSFAPATEIQVFLAGYDGEVLYFSGQDQLQPRITV, from the coding sequence ATGGCCAAGGGGGCGCGGCATGGCTACACCACCGGCGCCTGTGCGGCGGCAGCCGCCAAGGGGGCGGCGCTGCTGCTGCAACGGCAAAGACAGGTCGATGTAGTGACGATTGTCCTTCCTGGCGGTGAAGTCGTCCCCTTTGCTTTGCACGGCCAGATCTTTGAGAGCGCACAGGCCAGCTGTTTTGTGGTGAAAGATGCCGGCGACGACCCGGATGTCACCAATGGTTGTGAGGTTTGGGCAAAGGTACAGCGACTTCCCGGTGCAGCAGTGGTTATCACTGGCGGCATCGGCATCGGCCGGGTGACCAAGCCGGGGCTCGCCGTAATCGTCGGCGCCTGGGCGATCAATCCGGTACCGCAGGCGATGATCACCGCCGCGCTGCGCGAAGTCTTCCCCACCGGCGGAGTGCAGGTCGAGATCAGTATCCCTGACGGTGTCGATCGGGCGCAGCGCACCCTCAATGCTCGCCTCGGTATCCTCGGCGGCCTCTCTATTCTTGGCACCACCGGCATTGTCAAGCCGATTTCGCATCAGGCCTGGACCGATACCCTCGATGCGGCCCTTGATGTCGCCTGCGCCTGCGGTCAGCGTACCATCGTCCTCTCGACCGGGCGGACGAGCGAGATGGTGGTACAGCGCGCCCTCGCCAAGGCCGGGATCAGCCTCGGCGAAGAAGCCTTCATCATGATGGGCGATCATGTCGGTTATGCCTTGCGCGCCTGTGCCCGCCGCAACATTGCCACAATCATCCTGGCCGGCCAGTTTGCCAAACTCCTCAAGATCGCCTGCTGTCACGAGCAGACCCATGTCAGCGCTTCCCGGCTCGATCTGCATGCAGTAACCTCCTGGCTGCGGGTGGAGAATTTCCCGACAGCGACGATCAAGCTGGCGGAGCGAGCCAATACCGCCCGCCATCTGTTGGCGGATTGTGGTACTGCCGCCCCGGCTCTCTGCGCGTTGATCTGTGATCGGGCGCAAAAATTTGCTCAATCCTTCGCCCCGGCGACGGAGATACAGGTTTTTCTGGCAGGATATGACGGTGAAGTGCTATATTTTTCCGGTCAGGACCAACTCCAGCCAAGGATAACGGTATAA
- a CDS encoding DNA polymerase I — protein sequence MSDQSKRLYLIDGSSYIYRAYYAIRHLSNGKGFPTNAIYGFTTMLLKIVRDEQPDYLAVVFDPRGPTFRKELYPAYKANRISMPDDLVPQIPRIKEIVAAFNLPVLEEVGFEADDLIATLAKRFASDELEVTIVTGDKDLMQTVTPQVRLLDTMKEKITGMDEVAERFGGPPSCVIEVQALAGDSSDNVPGVPGIGEKTAVKLIQEFGTVENLLANTDQLKGKQRENLENFADQARLSRQLVTLIDDLPINYDLESLAPREPNRPALTEIFKELEFHKLLSAFSSAERSDSSNYRCVLTLADLDELVAELEAAPAFAFDTETTGLDPTRADLVGLSFATRSRSGWYIPVRHHYLGMPEQLDVAVVLDRLRPLLTDPARLKIAQNGKFDALVLRRAGVLVVGLNFDTMLASYLTNPTAKSHGMDALAAELLDYKTIAYDEMTGTGKNRVCFSEVEIEKATVYAAEDADVTWRLYEYFAPRLSESGQEQLFYQVEMPLSVILAEMEWTGIRVDADLLAGLSREIEGKLVRLEHEIHELAGTTFNIASPKQLGEILFDKLQLPKGKKTKSGWSTDVDVLTDLAAEHLIASRLLDYRTLAKLKGTYTDALPKLIHPETGRIHTSFNQAIAVTGRLSSSDPNLQNIPIRSEIGVRIREAFIPAQGNLLLCADYSQIELRVLAHLADEPSLKESFLHDEDIHRRTASEIFGIFPELVTSEQRRQAKTINFAVLYGMGAFSLAKDLGVDRKTAQHFIDSYFARYSRVKDFIAAKQAEARQQLYVTTILGRRCAVPDIHSSNGGIRSYAERNAVNYPVQGSAADIIKVAMVKIFNRLGKEGLASQMLLQVHDELVFDVPLAEVEIMQSLVKEEMEGAMALSVPLTVAIGVGKNWREAH from the coding sequence ATGTCTGACCAAAGCAAACGTCTGTATCTGATCGACGGCTCCAGCTACATCTATCGCGCTTATTACGCCATCCGCCACCTCTCCAACGGCAAGGGCTTTCCGACCAACGCCATCTACGGCTTTACCACCATGCTCCTCAAGATCGTCCGCGACGAGCAGCCCGACTATCTGGCGGTCGTTTTCGATCCACGCGGTCCGACCTTCCGCAAAGAGCTTTATCCGGCATACAAGGCGAACCGGATCTCGATGCCGGATGATCTCGTGCCGCAGATCCCCAGGATCAAGGAGATCGTTGCCGCCTTCAATCTGCCGGTTCTGGAAGAAGTCGGTTTTGAAGCGGATGATCTGATTGCCACCCTGGCGAAACGCTTTGCCAGCGACGAACTGGAAGTAACAATCGTCACCGGCGACAAGGATCTGATGCAGACCGTCACCCCGCAGGTGCGCCTCCTTGATACCATGAAGGAGAAGATCACCGGCATGGACGAAGTCGCCGAACGGTTCGGCGGTCCGCCCTCCTGCGTCATCGAGGTACAGGCCCTGGCCGGCGATTCCTCCGATAATGTCCCTGGTGTCCCCGGCATCGGCGAAAAGACCGCCGTCAAGTTGATTCAGGAGTTCGGGACGGTCGAGAATCTCCTCGCCAATACCGACCAGCTCAAGGGGAAGCAACGCGAAAACCTCGAAAACTTTGCCGACCAGGCCCGTCTCAGCCGTCAGCTGGTCACCCTGATCGACGATCTGCCGATTAACTACGACCTGGAATCGCTGGCGCCGCGCGAACCGAACCGCCCTGCCCTCACCGAAATCTTCAAGGAACTGGAATTTCACAAACTCCTCAGTGCCTTTTCCAGTGCCGAACGGAGCGACAGCAGCAACTACCGCTGCGTGTTGACCCTGGCCGACCTGGATGAACTCGTCGCCGAGTTGGAAGCGGCTCCGGCCTTTGCCTTCGACACCGAAACGACCGGCCTCGACCCGACTCGCGCCGACCTTGTCGGCCTCTCTTTTGCTACCCGCAGCCGGAGTGGCTGGTACATTCCGGTGCGCCATCATTACCTCGGCATGCCGGAACAGCTCGATGTAGCCGTCGTCCTCGATCGTCTCCGTCCCCTCTTGACCGATCCTGCCCGCCTCAAGATCGCCCAGAACGGCAAATTCGATGCCCTCGTCCTGCGCCGCGCCGGGGTGCTGGTCGTCGGCCTGAATTTCGACACCATGCTCGCTTCTTATCTCACCAATCCCACCGCCAAGTCGCACGGCATGGATGCCCTCGCCGCCGAACTCCTCGACTACAAGACCATCGCTTACGACGAGATGACCGGCACCGGCAAGAACCGCGTCTGTTTCAGTGAAGTCGAGATCGAGAAGGCCACGGTTTACGCTGCCGAAGATGCCGATGTCACCTGGCGCCTCTACGAATACTTCGCTCCCCGACTTTCTGAAAGCGGTCAGGAGCAACTTTTTTATCAGGTGGAGATGCCCCTGTCCGTTATCCTTGCCGAGATGGAGTGGACCGGCATCCGCGTCGATGCTGACCTCCTGGCCGGCCTTTCCCGCGAGATCGAAGGGAAACTCGTCCGCCTGGAGCACGAGATCCACGAGCTCGCCGGCACGACCTTCAATATCGCTTCGCCAAAGCAGCTCGGCGAGATTCTCTTTGACAAACTGCAGCTCCCCAAAGGGAAGAAGACCAAGAGCGGCTGGTCGACCGACGTCGATGTTCTCACCGATCTCGCCGCCGAGCATCTCATTGCCAGCCGCCTCCTCGATTACCGCACCCTCGCCAAGCTCAAGGGGACCTACACCGACGCCCTGCCGAAGCTGATCCACCCCGAGACCGGGCGGATTCATACCTCTTTCAACCAGGCGATCGCTGTCACCGGCCGCCTCTCCTCCAGCGATCCGAATCTGCAGAATATCCCGATCCGCAGCGAAATCGGCGTGCGCATCCGTGAAGCCTTTATCCCCGCTCAGGGAAATCTCCTCCTCTGCGCCGACTATTCGCAGATCGAACTCCGCGTTCTCGCCCATCTCGCCGACGAGCCCTCCCTCAAGGAGAGTTTCCTCCACGATGAGGATATTCATCGCCGCACCGCTAGTGAAATCTTCGGCATCTTTCCGGAGCTGGTGACCAGCGAGCAGCGCCGCCAGGCCAAGACCATCAATTTTGCCGTCCTTTACGGCATGGGCGCCTTCAGCCTTGCCAAGGACCTCGGCGTCGACCGCAAGACCGCCCAGCACTTTATCGACAGCTACTTTGCCCGCTACAGCCGGGTCAAGGACTTCATCGCCGCCAAACAGGCCGAGGCTCGGCAGCAGCTCTACGTCACCACCATTCTCGGCCGGCGCTGCGCCGTCCCTGATATCCACAGCAGCAACGGCGGGATTCGTTCTTATGCGGAACGCAACGCCGTCAACTACCCGGTTCAGGGCTCAGCCGCCGACATCATCAAGGTGGCGATGGTGAAGATCTTTAATCGTTTAGGGAAGGAAGGGCTGGCAAGCCAGATGCTGCTGCAGGTGCACGACGAACTCGTCTTTGATGTGCCGTTGGCGGAGGTGGAGATCATGCAGAGCCTGGTCAAGGAGGAGATGGAAGGGGCGATGGCGCTTTCGGTACCGCTGACGGTCGCGATCGGAGTCGGGAAGAACTGGCGGGAGGCGCATTAA
- the gspN gene encoding type II secretion system protein GspN, translating into MQRLRNSPWTLSAAGLLVTLVAFLCGFSLFFPAESLRPRLQAEAAKQGLRLTVKSLQSTFPPALSAKDVIVSSTGMESGEVKLERLTLAPAWSRLLIGKAAMTYDAALLGGRIKGVLQRPGPMILQGAGINWRGALPGLSGGTVVLQGCRGDLSAFWPAQADDALLLSLDCEQARIEGLFGAKEPLLLGSLTVKGSGKGKDLRLTTLAASGGQLGVDGSGTILLNEPLGRSLLNLNLVLRGNPGLDPTLVELLAAFIPPAVDGTSRLRLTGTLAAPQQSSASR; encoded by the coding sequence ATGCAAAGACTGCGTAATTCTCCCTGGACTCTCTCAGCAGCGGGCTTACTCGTGACCCTTGTCGCTTTCCTGTGTGGCTTCTCCCTCTTCTTTCCGGCCGAGAGTTTGCGGCCGCGGCTGCAAGCGGAAGCGGCAAAACAGGGCCTGCGCCTGACAGTCAAATCCCTGCAAAGCACTTTCCCTCCCGCTCTGAGCGCCAAAGATGTCATTGTCAGTAGCACCGGCATGGAGAGTGGCGAGGTGAAGCTTGAGAGATTGACTCTGGCGCCGGCCTGGTCGCGACTGCTGATCGGGAAGGCGGCCATGACTTACGACGCCGCCCTTCTCGGGGGGCGGATCAAGGGGGTGCTGCAGCGCCCCGGACCTATGATCCTGCAAGGGGCGGGGATTAACTGGCGCGGTGCTCTCCCCGGGCTCAGTGGCGGCACTGTGGTGCTGCAGGGATGTCGGGGCGATCTCAGTGCTTTCTGGCCGGCGCAGGCGGACGATGCCCTCCTCCTTTCTCTCGACTGCGAGCAGGCGAGAATCGAAGGGCTGTTCGGTGCGAAAGAGCCCTTGCTTCTCGGCAGCCTGACCGTCAAGGGGAGCGGCAAAGGGAAGGATCTGCGCCTGACGACCCTGGCGGCCAGCGGCGGTCAGCTCGGTGTCGATGGCAGCGGCACCATCCTTCTCAACGAACCGCTCGGCCGCAGTCTCCTCAATCTCAATCTTGTCCTGCGCGGCAACCCCGGCCTCGATCCGACCCTAGTCGAGCTGTTGGCCGCCTTTATCCCGCCGGCCGTCGATGGCACCTCGCGTCTGCGTTTGACCGGTACCCTGGCGGCCCCGCAACAAAGTAGCGCGAGTCGCTAG
- a CDS encoding VapC toxin family PIN domain ribonuclease, with protein sequence MRSIFIDTSAFLAVLDADDDYHSSAKSAWGEILASASLLVTSNYILVETFALVQNRLGLQAIRIFQEDIVPLLSIRWVDAPIHAAATSALLAANRKKLSLVDCVSFEVMRHAAIRSAFTFDRHFKEQGFDCVPNL encoded by the coding sequence ATGAGGAGCATCTTCATCGACACCTCTGCCTTTCTCGCCGTCCTTGACGCCGATGATGACTATCACTCTTCGGCTAAGAGCGCTTGGGGAGAGATACTGGCATCCGCTTCTCTGTTGGTGACCAGTAACTATATTCTGGTTGAAACCTTTGCCCTGGTGCAGAATCGGCTGGGGCTTCAGGCCATCAGAATCTTTCAGGAAGACATCGTACCGCTCCTCTCGATCCGGTGGGTCGATGCACCAATTCATGCCGCTGCGACCAGTGCCTTGCTGGCAGCCAACAGAAAGAAGCTCAGCCTCGTAGACTGTGTTTCGTTCGAAGTTATGCGCCATGCGGCTATAAGGTCTGCCTTTACTTTTGACCGTCATTTCAAAGAGCAGGGCTTTGATTGTGTCCCGAATCTCTGA
- a CDS encoding ribonuclease D, whose translation MSFPILTSSAEIAAFAADLHREPVIAVDLEADSMHSYQEKVCLLQFTTPSTTLLIDPLAGGDLSPLGPILANPAIRKIFHAADYDTRCLHRDYGFTIRGLFDTMVSCQFLGEEKFGLADVLGKYYGVTLDKQYQRADWSQRPLSPEMIAYAAADTTHLLPLAVLLEERLRELGRLDWVAEEFELLEQGQFAQHGGPLFLRFKGAAALDRRQLAILEELLQWRNREAERRDKPPFKILGNDFLVLLVRNAPLDIAAVSAIAGLPGWVAERFGKSLLPVIATALALPEAELPRFPRTERRERDPAVDQRLAILKLWRTAIAKELALEPGILINNGLLEEIARKPPRSLAELEQIGMKRWQRHVLGAGIVAALKG comes from the coding sequence ATGTCTTTCCCGATTCTCACCAGCAGCGCCGAGATCGCCGCCTTTGCTGCCGACTTGCACCGCGAGCCGGTCATTGCCGTCGATCTCGAAGCAGATTCGATGCACTCTTATCAGGAGAAGGTCTGTCTCCTGCAATTTACGACGCCGAGTACAACTCTCCTTATCGACCCCTTGGCCGGCGGCGATCTTTCCCCTTTGGGCCCGATCCTCGCCAACCCGGCGATCCGAAAAATCTTTCATGCCGCCGATTACGATACCCGCTGCCTGCACCGCGATTACGGCTTCACCATCCGCGGCCTCTTTGACACCATGGTCTCCTGCCAGTTCCTCGGCGAAGAGAAGTTCGGACTCGCTGATGTCCTTGGCAAATATTACGGTGTCACCCTCGACAAACAGTATCAGCGCGCCGACTGGTCGCAGCGGCCCCTGTCGCCGGAGATGATCGCTTATGCCGCCGCCGATACCACTCATCTCCTCCCCCTCGCTGTCCTGCTCGAAGAGCGTTTGCGCGAGCTCGGCCGCCTCGACTGGGTGGCGGAGGAGTTTGAACTCCTCGAACAGGGGCAGTTTGCGCAGCATGGCGGCCCGCTCTTCCTCCGCTTCAAAGGGGCGGCGGCCCTCGATCGCCGCCAGTTGGCGATCCTTGAAGAGCTGCTGCAATGGCGCAATCGCGAAGCCGAGCGCCGCGACAAACCCCCCTTCAAGATCCTTGGCAACGACTTTCTTGTCCTGCTGGTGCGGAATGCCCCGCTCGATATTGCCGCTGTCAGTGCCATTGCCGGCCTGCCGGGTTGGGTGGCCGAACGTTTCGGCAAGAGCTTATTGCCGGTGATTGCCACCGCTTTGGCGCTCCCTGAGGCAGAGTTGCCGCGCTTCCCCCGCACTGAGCGGCGCGAGCGTGATCCTGCCGTTGATCAGCGTCTTGCCATCCTTAAACTCTGGCGCACTGCGATTGCCAAAGAACTGGCGCTGGAGCCGGGGATCCTGATCAATAACGGCCTCCTCGAAGAAATTGCTCGCAAGCCGCCGCGCAGCCTCGCCGAATTGGAGCAGATCGGCATGAAGCGCTGGCAGCGTCATGTCCTCGGCGCCGGGATTGTCGCCGCCTTAAAAGGCTGA
- a CDS encoding CopG family transcriptional regulator — MIRTQIQLPEEQVSALKNLASRQQTSMAELIRRAIDMFTASSDAANLQEQRQRALAAAGQFHSGHGDLSAKHDDYLVEVYK, encoded by the coding sequence ATGATCAGAACGCAAATCCAATTACCGGAAGAGCAAGTCTCAGCCCTTAAAAATCTTGCCTCGCGGCAACAGACCTCGATGGCCGAGCTGATCCGTCGGGCGATCGATATGTTCACCGCGTCGTCCGATGCTGCGAATCTTCAGGAGCAGCGGCAACGGGCTCTGGCGGCCGCCGGACAGTTTCATTCCGGGCATGGCGATTTGTCCGCCAAGCATGACGACTATCTTGTCGAGGTCTACAAATGA
- a CDS encoding C4-dicarboxylate ABC transporter yields MKFKSLLVMALVLAFAAPVLAEPIVIKFSHVVAVDTPKGQAAEYFKKLAEERTKGAVKIEVYPNSQLYKDKEEMEALQLGAVHMLAPSLAKFAPLGVKEFELFDLPYIFDSYADLHAITTGPIGKKLLNKLEVKGVLGLAYWDNGFKVMSANTPLKQPSDFKGLKMRIQSSKILDAQMRALGAIPQVMAFSEVYQALQTGVVDGTENPPSNLYTQKMYEVQKHVTVSNHGYLGYAVIVNKKFWDGLPADIRTALDSAMVDATKFANDIAKQKNDEDMASVKASGKSQVYTLSAAEKAEWKKVLTPVHAQMADRIGADLIAEVQKATGFNK; encoded by the coding sequence ATGAAGTTCAAGTCGTTATTGGTTATGGCACTGGTTCTGGCCTTTGCCGCTCCGGTTCTTGCTGAGCCGATCGTCATCAAGTTCAGCCACGTTGTTGCGGTCGATACCCCGAAAGGGCAGGCGGCGGAATACTTCAAGAAACTGGCAGAAGAGCGGACTAAAGGCGCGGTTAAGATTGAAGTCTATCCGAACAGCCAGCTCTACAAAGACAAGGAAGAGATGGAAGCCCTCCAGCTCGGCGCCGTGCACATGCTCGCCCCCTCGCTCGCCAAGTTTGCTCCTCTCGGTGTCAAGGAATTTGAACTCTTCGACCTGCCCTATATTTTCGACAGTTATGCCGACCTGCATGCCATCACCACCGGTCCGATCGGTAAAAAACTCCTGAACAAGCTTGAGGTAAAGGGCGTTCTTGGTCTGGCTTACTGGGATAACGGCTTCAAAGTGATGAGCGCCAACACGCCCTTGAAGCAGCCGAGCGATTTCAAGGGCTTGAAGATGCGCATCCAGTCCTCGAAGATCCTCGATGCCCAGATGCGCGCGTTAGGTGCTATCCCGCAGGTCATGGCCTTCTCCGAGGTCTATCAGGCGCTGCAGACCGGCGTTGTTGATGGTACCGAGAATCCTCCCTCCAACCTTTACACCCAGAAGATGTATGAAGTGCAGAAGCACGTCACCGTCTCCAACCACGGCTATCTCGGTTATGCGGTCATCGTCAACAAGAAGTTCTGGGACGGCCTGCCGGCCGATATCCGTACGGCTCTTGACAGCGCCATGGTCGATGCCACCAAATTTGCCAACGATATCGCCAAGCAGAAGAACGACGAAGATATGGCTTCGGTCAAGGCTTCCGGGAAATCACAGGTCTATACATTGAGCGCGGCCGAGAAGGCAGAGTGGAAGAAGGTGCTGACCCCGGTGCATGCGCAGATGGCCGACCGCATCGGCGCTGACCTGATTGCAGAAGTACAGAAAGCGACCGGTTTTAACAAGTAA
- a CDS encoding precorrin-8X methylmutase: MTVHLRPEEIEAESFRIIEAEAGAHGWSAAEWTIVRRAVHTSADFDYVRDLVIAPTALDRGLAALRRGRTIITDTRMAMAGITAARLDPLGIEVRCLVDDPVVAKSAKRLGVTRSLLAMRTAVQAEDAGIFVIGNAPTALFELLRLIREEGVRPDLIVGLPVGFVGAAESKAELLAMAAEYQLPMITNRGRKGGSNVAAAVLNALLILAAGEVD, translated from the coding sequence ATGACGGTGCATCTGCGTCCGGAAGAGATCGAAGCGGAATCGTTTCGCATTATCGAGGCTGAGGCCGGTGCGCATGGCTGGTCAGCAGCGGAATGGACGATCGTCCGCCGCGCCGTTCATACCAGCGCTGATTTCGATTATGTGCGCGACCTGGTCATTGCCCCAACGGCGCTGGACCGGGGGCTCGCCGCCCTGCGCCGCGGCCGGACAATTATCACTGATACGCGCATGGCTATGGCCGGGATTACCGCGGCGCGGCTCGACCCTCTTGGCATTGAAGTGCGCTGTCTGGTCGATGATCCTGTCGTTGCCAAGAGTGCCAAGCGCCTCGGTGTCACCCGTTCCTTGCTGGCGATGCGGACGGCGGTACAAGCCGAAGATGCCGGTATTTTCGTCATCGGTAACGCTCCCACCGCCCTCTTTGAACTGCTGCGGCTGATTCGCGAGGAGGGAGTGCGCCCCGACCTCATCGTCGGCCTGCCGGTCGGCTTTGTCGGTGCCGCCGAAAGCAAAGCCGAACTCCTGGCCATGGCAGCGGAATATCAGCTGCCGATGATCACCAACCGGGGCCGCAAGGGAGGCTCGAATGTCGCCGCCGCCGTGCTCAACGCCCTGCTTATTCTCGCGGCTGGCGAGGTGGATTAA
- a CDS encoding sirohydrochlorin cobaltochelatase, whose protein sequence is MKKTAILLMAHGSRIAEANNAAYEIAEMIRGASTFEIVEVAFREMHPPDIQSAIDRCVTQGAERILLMPYFLFVGAHVREDLPAEMTLAQQRYPQVEFAMGNHLGAHRKLAEIVIERIAEGLTVNGWQ, encoded by the coding sequence ATGAAAAAGACCGCTATTCTTCTGATGGCACACGGCAGCCGCATTGCCGAAGCCAACAATGCTGCTTATGAAATCGCCGAAATGATCCGGGGCGCCAGTACCTTCGAGATCGTCGAGGTCGCATTTCGCGAAATGCACCCCCCGGATATCCAGAGTGCCATCGATCGCTGCGTTACCCAGGGGGCTGAGCGTATCCTCCTCATGCCCTACTTCCTCTTTGTCGGCGCCCATGTGCGGGAAGACCTCCCCGCCGAGATGACCCTGGCGCAGCAGCGCTATCCGCAGGTCGAATTTGCCATGGGGAATCATCTCGGTGCTCATCGCAAGCTCGCCGAGATCGTCATCGAGCGGATTGCCGAAGGGCTGACCGTTAACGGGTGGCAGTGA